The following are encoded together in the Gordonia insulae genome:
- a CDS encoding acetyl-CoA hydrolase/transferase family protein — MTVETPSQSVDLSMLLRPGDNIVIGQACGEPTTLLEALVAQGADIGGLRAFVATSFSGTLTPASAGAVRLSSMGAIGTLRSMTKDHVLDIIPCHVGQVAPMIVTGHLPCDVAFVQVSPADANGDHSFGLISDYVRAAVTTARVVIAEVNDQVPYTLGELLPASQIDHMVHVSRPPIQVSPARIGDTDRAIAGFAAAYIEDGSVIQMGVGAVPDAMLQLLVDRTDLGVHSGMVGDGLVDLVEAGAVTNARKRIDPGVTVTGALIGTQRLYDFAHRNPDMRMCATSYTHDAGVMGRLDKLVTINSAVEVDLTGQVNAEQSGSTYVGGTGGQVDFVRAGARSRGGHSIVALPSTAKGGTVSRITSTLSGPVTTARSEVDVVVTEFGAAELRGSSIAERTRRLIAIAHPDFQEDLARAAHPIQQRRY; from the coding sequence GTGACGGTCGAAACCCCCTCCCAGAGTGTCGATCTGTCGATGTTGCTGCGTCCGGGTGACAACATCGTGATCGGCCAGGCGTGCGGTGAGCCGACCACGCTGCTCGAAGCGCTCGTCGCGCAGGGCGCCGACATCGGCGGTCTGCGCGCCTTTGTCGCGACCAGCTTCTCCGGCACCCTGACCCCGGCGTCAGCGGGGGCCGTACGGTTGTCGAGCATGGGCGCGATCGGCACCCTGCGATCGATGACCAAGGACCACGTGTTGGACATCATCCCGTGTCACGTCGGTCAGGTGGCACCGATGATCGTCACGGGGCACCTGCCGTGCGACGTGGCCTTCGTCCAGGTGAGCCCGGCAGATGCCAACGGCGACCACAGCTTCGGGCTGATCAGCGACTACGTGCGGGCAGCAGTCACGACGGCACGGGTCGTCATCGCCGAGGTCAACGATCAGGTGCCCTACACGCTCGGTGAGCTCCTGCCCGCGTCGCAGATCGATCACATGGTGCACGTTTCGCGCCCGCCGATCCAGGTCAGTCCGGCGAGGATCGGGGACACCGATCGTGCCATCGCCGGGTTCGCGGCCGCCTACATCGAGGACGGTTCGGTCATCCAGATGGGTGTCGGCGCGGTGCCCGACGCGATGCTGCAACTGCTCGTCGACCGTACGGACCTCGGCGTGCATTCCGGCATGGTCGGCGACGGGTTGGTCGACCTGGTCGAGGCGGGTGCGGTAACCAACGCGCGCAAGCGGATCGATCCGGGAGTGACCGTCACCGGTGCACTGATCGGTACGCAGCGCCTCTACGACTTCGCGCACCGGAACCCGGATATGCGGATGTGCGCGACGTCGTACACCCATGATGCCGGGGTGATGGGCCGGCTCGACAAGCTCGTGACGATCAACTCCGCTGTCGAGGTCGACCTCACCGGACAGGTGAACGCGGAGCAGAGCGGCTCGACCTACGTCGGGGGCACCGGCGGACAGGTCGACTTCGTGAGGGCCGGCGCGCGGTCGCGCGGTGGGCATTCGATAGTGGCCCTCCCGTCGACCGCGAAGGGCGGCACCGTCAGTCGGATCACCTCGACGCTGTCTGGTCCGGTGACGACCGCGCGCAGCGAGGTCGACGTGGTGGTCACCGAGTTCGGTGCGGCCGAGCTCAGAGGCTCCAGCATCGCCGAACGAACCCGTCGCCTGATCGCCATCGCCCACCCCGACTTCCAGGAGGACCTGGCGCGGGCGGCCCATCCGATCCAGCAGCGGAGGTACTAA
- a CDS encoding CaiB/BaiF CoA transferase family protein, with protein MKHTGPLCGVRVVDLTAMVMGPYCTQIMADMGADVVKIEPPAGDNTRYISVGPEPGMAGVFVNVNRGKRSAVLDLRSDAGRSALRGLIADADVFIHSMRGSAIARLGFAYDEVAAINPSIVYTNCYGYGRRGPDADRTAYDDTIQAECGLPFVQEQLTGEAGYVGTIMADKVAGMTALYATMMALFHRERTGDGQEVEVSMFETMAAFMLVEHANGAMFDPPLGPAAYPRAVSPNRKPYRTKDGHISALVYNDKQWSVFVEAVNPPWAGDHFATLAQRAARIDTVYALLGETFAERTTQEWLDLLRSLDIPAAPVNSLDDLFHNDHLNAVGLFEDVETPNGTVRFPGTPAWFSRTPGRVAGPAPRLGGDTEEVLDEMRLRAREVNGGRERD; from the coding sequence ATGAAGCACACAGGTCCCCTCTGTGGGGTTCGCGTGGTCGATCTGACGGCCATGGTCATGGGTCCGTATTGCACCCAGATCATGGCTGACATGGGCGCCGATGTGGTCAAGATCGAGCCACCCGCGGGTGACAACACCCGCTACATCTCGGTGGGTCCGGAGCCGGGCATGGCGGGCGTGTTCGTGAACGTGAACCGCGGGAAGCGCAGTGCGGTACTGGATCTACGCTCTGACGCCGGCCGGTCCGCGCTGCGTGGACTGATCGCCGACGCCGATGTGTTCATCCACTCGATGCGTGGGTCGGCGATCGCGCGGCTCGGGTTCGCCTACGACGAGGTCGCCGCGATCAATCCGTCGATCGTCTACACCAACTGCTACGGCTATGGGCGTCGCGGCCCCGACGCGGACCGAACCGCTTACGACGACACCATCCAGGCGGAATGCGGCCTGCCGTTCGTTCAGGAGCAACTCACCGGGGAGGCCGGCTACGTCGGGACCATCATGGCCGACAAGGTCGCCGGCATGACGGCGCTGTACGCGACGATGATGGCGCTCTTCCATCGCGAGCGGACCGGTGACGGGCAGGAGGTCGAGGTGAGCATGTTCGAGACGATGGCGGCATTCATGCTCGTCGAGCATGCCAACGGCGCGATGTTCGATCCGCCGCTCGGTCCGGCCGCGTATCCCCGGGCCGTATCGCCGAATCGAAAGCCGTATCGCACCAAGGACGGCCACATCTCGGCCCTCGTCTACAACGACAAGCAGTGGTCGGTGTTCGTCGAGGCGGTCAATCCACCGTGGGCCGGTGATCATTTCGCGACTCTCGCGCAGCGGGCCGCCCGGATCGACACCGTCTACGCGTTGCTGGGCGAGACGTTCGCCGAACGAACCACACAGGAATGGCTGGATCTGCTGCGTTCGCTGGACATCCCGGCCGCGCCGGTCAACAGTCTCGACGACCTGTTCCACAACGACCACCTGAACGCCGTCGGCCTCTTCGAAGATGTGGAAACCCCCAACGGGACAGTGCGTTTCCCCGGGACTCCGGCCTGGTTCTCACGCACTCCGGGTCGGGTGGCGGGTCCGGCTCCCCGGCTGGGCGGCGACACCGAGGAGGTGCTCGACGAGATGCGGCTGCGAGCGCGAGAGGTAAACGGTGGCCGAGAGCGTGATTGA
- a CDS encoding class I adenylate-forming enzyme family protein — protein MLDPTLSSRPDSPAVEAASGVWSYAELDQQARRAAGALWALGVRPGDRVAACLPNDLDIVAAFHGTQRIGAIWAGIGEALTEDEQQGVHDLVEPSVTLAGTRCRVTSAGRVDPARWSDLLAGDENAPAVDVDIDAPAGIAFTSGTSGRPKAVVHSQRNMLLPGAALGADRGWGPGLRKGDSFPLTILNLMVLSTLLTAQCGGCAVVMDRRDVDGVVEWITSRAVTVWNGAPAQLYDLARRPEVDLGALVEVWSGGSDTSDELRRDFAAAHGIVPRATYGLTEAPTVVAIDPRGNEWRTGASGRVLAHFDVAAYDDDGRRLPAGELGELRLSGRSDGPWAGAWRPMLGHWERDGLQPAGPGPMATGDVGTVDDEGWLTVLDRKKLVIIRGGANVYPLEVERIIGADPDVARVAVYPVPDDRLGQRVAAVVESTGRPVDFEALAERCRKALSPYKVPEIWTLVDELPVNAMGKVRRTELADLVAASTARGPA, from the coding sequence GTGCTGGACCCGACCCTCTCGTCGAGGCCTGATTCCCCGGCCGTCGAGGCTGCATCCGGCGTGTGGTCGTACGCCGAGCTCGATCAGCAGGCGCGTCGGGCCGCCGGCGCACTCTGGGCACTCGGGGTACGCCCCGGCGACCGAGTCGCGGCCTGTCTGCCCAACGATCTCGACATCGTCGCGGCATTCCATGGCACACAACGTATCGGCGCCATCTGGGCCGGCATCGGGGAGGCGTTGACGGAGGACGAGCAGCAGGGCGTTCACGACCTCGTCGAGCCGTCGGTGACGTTGGCCGGCACCCGCTGTCGGGTCACGTCGGCAGGACGCGTCGATCCGGCACGATGGTCCGACCTCCTGGCCGGTGACGAGAACGCGCCCGCCGTCGACGTCGACATCGACGCACCCGCGGGCATCGCGTTCACCAGCGGGACGTCGGGGCGCCCCAAGGCCGTGGTGCACAGCCAGCGCAACATGCTGCTGCCCGGGGCGGCGCTCGGTGCCGACCGCGGCTGGGGGCCGGGCCTTCGCAAGGGCGACAGCTTCCCGCTCACGATCCTCAACCTCATGGTGCTGTCGACGCTGCTGACCGCCCAGTGCGGGGGTTGCGCGGTCGTGATGGACCGCCGCGACGTCGACGGCGTCGTCGAGTGGATCACCAGCCGAGCGGTGACCGTATGGAACGGTGCGCCGGCCCAGCTCTACGACCTCGCCCGTCGACCGGAGGTCGACCTCGGTGCGCTCGTCGAGGTCTGGAGCGGCGGCAGTGACACCTCCGATGAGCTGCGCCGCGATTTCGCCGCGGCGCATGGCATCGTGCCGCGCGCCACGTACGGACTCACCGAGGCACCGACCGTCGTGGCGATCGACCCACGGGGCAACGAGTGGCGCACCGGCGCGAGTGGTCGGGTGCTGGCCCATTTCGATGTCGCGGCCTATGACGACGACGGACGGCGCCTACCCGCAGGAGAGCTCGGCGAGCTGAGATTGTCGGGCCGCTCCGACGGTCCGTGGGCAGGTGCGTGGCGGCCGATGCTCGGCCATTGGGAGCGTGACGGCCTGCAGCCTGCCGGTCCCGGGCCAATGGCCACCGGCGACGTCGGAACGGTCGACGACGAGGGCTGGCTCACCGTCCTGGACCGAAAGAAACTGGTCATCATCAGGGGCGGCGCCAACGTGTACCCGCTCGAGGTGGAACGCATCATCGGCGCCGATCCCGATGTCGCGCGGGTCGCCGTCTACCCGGTTCCCGACGATCGCCTCGGCCAGCGCGTGGCGGCGGTCGTCGAGAGCACAGGCCGACCCGTCGATTTCGAGGCGCTCGCGGAACGGTGCCGAAAGGCGCTCTCCCCCTATAAGGTTCCGGAGATCTGGACCCTGGTCGATGAGCTCCCCGTGAACGCCATGGGCAAGGTGCGGCGAACCGAGCTCGCCGATCTCGTCGCCGCATCGACGGCGCGAGGCCCGGCGTGA
- a CDS encoding SDR family NAD(P)-dependent oxidoreductase has translation MSVDRGLPAAEMFGLDGRVAIVTGASSGLGVAVAETLASAGARVAVVARRRERLAEIAARVDGLAVTCDLSDLDQVGDIVPQVIDGLGPPEIVVNAAGTMFTEERAESEPIDAIRSTMSLNLMAPLVLAQSVFPHMRDVGRGSVINISSISGRVGIPGIPQASYAASKAGLSGLTTELAVQWARHSIRVNTVAPGFFRSEITEPLYTAERAAEYLRRNTPLPMQGTAQDIVGAVLWLAGDAGAYVTGQTIVVDGGWTAR, from the coding sequence GTGAGCGTCGATCGGGGTCTACCTGCCGCCGAGATGTTCGGCCTCGACGGCCGGGTGGCCATCGTGACCGGGGCATCCTCGGGACTCGGCGTCGCCGTGGCAGAGACGCTGGCCTCTGCCGGGGCGCGGGTGGCGGTGGTGGCCCGTCGTCGAGAACGGCTCGCGGAGATCGCCGCGAGAGTGGACGGGCTCGCCGTCACCTGCGACCTGTCCGACCTCGACCAGGTGGGCGACATCGTGCCGCAGGTGATCGACGGCCTCGGTCCACCGGAGATCGTCGTCAACGCCGCCGGCACCATGTTCACCGAGGAACGGGCGGAGTCCGAGCCGATCGACGCGATCCGTTCCACCATGTCCCTCAATCTGATGGCGCCGCTCGTGCTCGCGCAGAGCGTCTTTCCGCACATGCGTGACGTCGGACGGGGATCGGTCATCAACATCTCATCGATCAGCGGCCGGGTCGGCATTCCGGGCATACCGCAGGCCTCCTATGCGGCGAGCAAGGCCGGACTCTCCGGCCTGACGACCGAGTTGGCCGTGCAGTGGGCGAGGCACTCGATCCGGGTGAACACGGTGGCGCCCGGCTTCTTTCGCAGCGAGATCACCGAGCCGCTGTACACCGCCGAGCGTGCCGCCGAGTACCTCCGCCGCAACACCCCGCTACCGATGCAGGGAACCGCGCAGGACATCGTCGGAGCGGTCCTCTGGCTGGCCGGCGACGCCGGCGCCTACGTCACCGGCCAGACCATCGTCGTCGATGGCGGGTGGACCGCACGATGA
- the acuI gene encoding acrylyl-CoA reductase (NADPH), with protein MQKFSAVVIEKGEAGQSVSVQNLETSDLPAGDVEIEVDYSSLNFKDALAITGSSPVVRAFPMVPGIDLAGTVVESSHAEWRTGDRVLLNGWGVGEKHWGGFAQRARLDGDWLIPVPAGFTSRQAMAIGTAGYTAALCVDALLDGGVTPDQGEVLVTGATGGVGSVAIALLTKAGFSVAASTGKTSESAYLEQLGATTIVDRAELADKGKPLQKERWAGVVDSVGSHTLANACAQTRYGGAVAACGLAQGMDFPASVAPFILRGVSLLGVDSVMAPKPRRITAWDRLVRDLDTDALESIAREVSLRESIAAARELMDGTVRGRIVVDVNR; from the coding sequence TTGCAGAAGTTTTCGGCTGTTGTCATCGAGAAAGGCGAGGCCGGACAGTCGGTCTCGGTCCAGAACCTGGAGACGTCCGACCTCCCCGCGGGCGACGTCGAGATCGAGGTGGACTATTCGTCGCTGAACTTCAAGGACGCGCTCGCCATCACCGGGAGTTCACCGGTGGTGCGTGCGTTTCCGATGGTGCCCGGCATCGACCTCGCCGGCACCGTCGTCGAGAGTTCGCACGCGGAATGGAGGACGGGTGACCGTGTGCTACTCAACGGTTGGGGTGTCGGCGAAAAGCATTGGGGCGGTTTCGCTCAGCGCGCCCGGCTCGACGGCGACTGGTTGATCCCCGTCCCGGCCGGGTTCACCTCGCGACAGGCCATGGCGATCGGCACCGCCGGTTACACCGCCGCTCTGTGCGTCGACGCGCTGCTCGACGGGGGTGTGACGCCCGATCAGGGCGAGGTTCTCGTCACGGGTGCGACCGGTGGCGTGGGCAGTGTGGCGATCGCCCTGCTGACCAAGGCCGGGTTCTCGGTCGCCGCATCGACCGGGAAGACCTCCGAATCCGCTTACCTCGAGCAGTTGGGCGCGACCACGATCGTGGACCGCGCCGAGCTGGCCGACAAGGGCAAGCCGCTACAGAAGGAACGCTGGGCAGGTGTCGTCGACTCGGTCGGCAGCCACACCCTGGCCAACGCGTGTGCTCAGACCCGCTACGGCGGCGCGGTCGCGGCATGCGGTCTGGCCCAGGGCATGGACTTCCCGGCCTCGGTCGCACCCTTCATCCTGCGCGGCGTGTCCCTGCTGGGTGTCGACAGCGTGATGGCACCCAAGCCGCGGCGGATCACCGCCTGGGATCGGCTGGTCCGCGACCTGGACACGGATGCGTTGGAGTCGATCGCGCGCGAGGTCTCCCTGCGGGAGTCGATCGCCGCCGCCAGGGAACTCATGGACGGGACGGTCCGCGGCCGGATCGTCGTCGACGTCAATCGATGA
- a CDS encoding MaoC family dehydratase, producing the protein MSSTTESTSETASEVTELDLSDVDHRVGKPIGGGQLWDPCSTSDIRRWVMAMDNPNPIHWNEQFARESRYGGIIAPQSIAVALDYGHGAAPACVGHIPNSHLIFGGEEWWFYGTPVRPGDKLFQERRFHDYKVADTKFAGPTMFSRGDTTHTNQHGALVARERSTAIRYLTAEATKRGMYDNQIGVVRRWTNDELIELEALRREWLLSNRLGVSPHFDEVKVGDKLPRRVIGPHSIASFTTEYRAFLFNIWGTFEWVAPEGIDDPWVYQDPGWGEGFGFDEEDAKIDPRKRDGLYVGPSRGHIDAEKAGEVGMARAYGYGATMGAWCTDFLANWAGYDGMVRHTKADFRAPAFEGDVTYFDAEIIDKQAQSEWGVPLVQIKLKLTNQDGDGLVSCIAEVELPL; encoded by the coding sequence TTGAGCAGCACGACCGAAAGCACGAGCGAGACCGCATCCGAGGTCACCGAACTCGACCTCTCCGATGTCGATCACCGGGTGGGCAAGCCGATCGGTGGTGGGCAGCTGTGGGATCCGTGCAGCACGTCCGACATCCGCCGTTGGGTGATGGCGATGGACAATCCCAACCCGATCCACTGGAACGAGCAGTTCGCGCGGGAGTCCCGCTACGGAGGCATCATCGCGCCCCAATCGATAGCGGTGGCACTGGATTACGGACACGGTGCGGCGCCCGCGTGTGTCGGGCACATCCCCAACAGCCACCTCATCTTCGGTGGCGAGGAGTGGTGGTTCTACGGCACACCGGTGCGCCCCGGCGACAAACTCTTCCAGGAACGTCGCTTTCACGACTACAAGGTTGCCGACACCAAGTTCGCCGGACCCACGATGTTCTCCCGCGGCGACACCACCCACACCAATCAGCATGGCGCGCTGGTGGCGCGCGAACGCTCGACCGCCATCCGATACCTGACGGCCGAGGCGACCAAGCGCGGCATGTACGACAACCAGATCGGTGTCGTCAGGCGATGGACGAACGACGAACTGATCGAACTCGAGGCGCTGCGCCGCGAATGGCTCCTGTCGAACCGGCTGGGCGTCTCACCGCACTTCGACGAGGTGAAGGTCGGCGACAAGCTCCCGCGGCGGGTGATCGGGCCGCACAGCATCGCATCGTTCACCACCGAGTACCGCGCCTTCCTGTTCAACATCTGGGGGACGTTCGAATGGGTTGCCCCCGAGGGCATCGACGATCCGTGGGTCTACCAGGACCCGGGGTGGGGCGAGGGCTTCGGCTTCGACGAAGAGGACGCCAAGATCGACCCTCGCAAACGTGACGGCCTGTACGTCGGCCCGTCGCGTGGTCACATCGACGCCGAGAAGGCCGGTGAGGTCGGGATGGCCCGCGCCTACGGCTACGGCGCGACGATGGGCGCCTGGTGCACCGACTTCCTCGCCAACTGGGCCGGTTACGACGGCATGGTGCGCCACACCAAGGCCGACTTCCGCGCGCCCGCGTTCGAGGGCGATGTCACCTATTTCGACGCCGAGATCATCGACAAACAGGCCCAGTCCGAGTGGGGTGTCCCACTCGTGCAGATCAAGCTGAAACTGACCAACCAGGACGGTGACGGACTCGTGTCCTGCATCGCCGAGGTCGAACTGCCGCTCTGA
- a CDS encoding class I adenylate-forming enzyme family protein, with protein MSTLSPTTVPATAESACAAPSIAAGAPLDDEPGLGTLTLPGFLREVTERFAEREALVMRTTQGTVRWSYADLWERSMEVARALRARGVGKDSRVGVLMTNRAEWLSAVFGTSLAGGVAVTLSTFSTPAELDHLVKESGISVLLFERMVARTDLAVALSELEPLLTTAPPGTLRSTSFPFLTYLAMVGDATGHAGIDDWETFLGLGGTEPRELIEATAASTRPSDTAVLFFSSGSTSKPKGILSAHRGVTIQMWRFRRMYGLSPDDNVRCWSANGFFWSGNFGMALGSTLACGGSLVLQSTFDAAEALDLMDTERVNFPVAWPHQWTALEAAPNWDTVDLSAMHFVDRNTPIARHASVTTTYTEPGHAYGNTETFTITTCFAANTPDDAIGGSSGEPLPGNTVKIVDALTGTTVPVGERGEICVKGPTLMLGYLGTPLAETVDDEGFFHTGDGGYLDDRGRLFWEGRLTDIIKTGGANVSPLEVDDVLVAHPGVKVARTVGVPHDTLGEVVVSCIVPHEGADLEAERIRGYLREQLASYKVPRRVLFFRDDEISLTGSAKIKSSDLRELATKRLTAT; from the coding sequence ATGAGCACCCTGTCCCCCACCACTGTTCCGGCCACCGCCGAATCGGCGTGCGCCGCGCCGTCGATCGCCGCAGGCGCACCGCTGGACGACGAACCCGGTCTCGGAACCCTCACGCTGCCCGGCTTTCTGCGGGAGGTGACGGAGAGGTTCGCGGAACGGGAGGCACTCGTGATGCGGACGACGCAGGGCACCGTGCGGTGGTCCTACGCCGATCTGTGGGAACGCTCGATGGAGGTCGCACGCGCGCTGCGTGCACGCGGCGTCGGCAAGGACAGTCGGGTGGGGGTGTTGATGACCAACCGGGCCGAGTGGCTCTCCGCAGTCTTCGGCACGTCATTGGCCGGCGGTGTCGCCGTCACGCTCAGCACGTTCTCGACACCGGCCGAACTGGATCACCTCGTGAAGGAGTCCGGCATCTCGGTGTTGCTGTTCGAGCGTATGGTCGCCAGAACTGATCTCGCCGTTGCCCTCTCGGAGCTGGAGCCACTTCTGACGACAGCGCCACCCGGCACCCTGCGCTCAACGTCCTTTCCATTCCTGACCTACCTGGCGATGGTCGGTGACGCCACGGGTCACGCCGGTATCGACGACTGGGAGACCTTCCTGGGTCTCGGGGGCACCGAACCGCGCGAACTGATCGAGGCCACCGCTGCGAGCACCCGACCCAGCGACACCGCGGTGCTGTTCTTCTCCTCGGGCTCGACGAGCAAGCCCAAGGGCATCCTGAGCGCCCACCGCGGCGTCACGATCCAAATGTGGCGCTTTCGCCGCATGTACGGACTCTCGCCGGACGACAACGTGCGGTGCTGGTCGGCCAACGGGTTCTTCTGGTCGGGGAACTTCGGGATGGCGCTGGGCTCGACCCTGGCCTGCGGTGGCTCGCTGGTCCTGCAGTCGACCTTCGACGCCGCCGAGGCGCTCGACCTCATGGACACCGAACGGGTCAACTTCCCGGTGGCCTGGCCGCATCAGTGGACCGCGCTCGAAGCCGCACCGAACTGGGACACCGTCGACCTGAGCGCCATGCACTTCGTCGACCGGAACACACCGATCGCCCGCCATGCCTCGGTGACGACGACCTACACCGAGCCCGGGCACGCGTACGGGAACACCGAGACCTTCACCATCACCACGTGTTTCGCGGCGAACACACCGGACGATGCGATCGGCGGCAGCAGCGGCGAGCCGCTGCCGGGTAACACGGTGAAGATCGTCGACGCACTGACCGGAACCACCGTCCCGGTCGGTGAACGCGGGGAGATCTGTGTCAAGGGCCCCACCCTGATGCTGGGATACCTCGGCACCCCGCTGGCCGAGACCGTCGACGACGAGGGCTTCTTCCACACCGGCGACGGCGGATACCTCGACGACCGGGGCCGGCTGTTCTGGGAGGGACGGCTCACCGACATCATCAAGACCGGCGGCGCCAATGTCTCTCCACTCGAGGTCGACGACGTGCTGGTCGCGCATCCAGGAGTGAAAGTTGCTCGGACCGTTGGTGTCCCGCACGACACCCTCGGCGAGGTCGTGGTGTCGTGCATCGTGCCGCACGAGGGCGCCGACCTCGAGGCCGAACGAATCCGCGGATATCTGCGCGAACAACTGGCCAGCTACAAGGTGCCGCGCCGCGTCCTGTTCTTCCGCGACGACGAGATCAGCCTCACCGGCAGCGCCAAGATCAAGTCGTCCGACCTCCGCGAACTGGCCACCAAGCGCCTCACGGCCACCTGA
- a CDS encoding acyl-CoA dehydrogenase family protein, protein MSTPTDELAELHGDLAAVARDVLGATPGGVADWRVVASAGWLGLEVPGALDGADATFAEVAVVLREIGRAAARGGYPAVAGLAIAALDATVTCEARDRMVRHTVAGESVPIIVLEGERLCGNRFHLETTPHGRFVLGGSADFVLDAPAADHLLVPVVTPDGRGRLVVVDPAATGVTVEPRPVVDDTRTFGRVAAVDVDVAAEAVWPIRAGIGDLPGLLRDRAAVAVACDSLGLAEAMLDTTVAYVGVREQFGRKIGSFQAVKHACADMLVEITVARKLVDSAVRQVTDGTPGASVAAAMAASYSAEMAVRVAGKAMQLHGGIGYTWESGVHVYLKRATLNRSLFGSAARHRARIAERYRPLVATPPVG, encoded by the coding sequence ATGTCGACGCCGACCGACGAACTGGCCGAACTCCACGGGGACCTGGCAGCGGTGGCGCGTGACGTTCTCGGAGCCACTCCCGGTGGCGTGGCCGATTGGCGTGTCGTCGCGTCCGCCGGGTGGCTCGGCCTCGAGGTCCCCGGGGCCCTCGACGGCGCGGATGCGACGTTCGCCGAGGTTGCCGTGGTGTTGCGCGAGATCGGCCGGGCGGCGGCCCGCGGCGGCTATCCGGCGGTTGCCGGCCTCGCGATCGCCGCGCTCGACGCGACCGTCACGTGCGAGGCGCGGGACCGCATGGTCCGCCACACCGTCGCGGGTGAGTCCGTGCCGATCATTGTGCTCGAGGGAGAGCGTCTGTGCGGCAATAGGTTCCACCTCGAGACCACGCCGCACGGCCGATTCGTGCTGGGCGGATCGGCAGACTTCGTGCTCGATGCCCCTGCCGCGGACCACCTGCTCGTACCGGTAGTCACACCCGACGGCCGCGGCCGGCTGGTGGTCGTCGACCCGGCCGCGACCGGCGTGACCGTGGAACCTCGGCCGGTGGTCGACGACACGCGGACCTTCGGCCGGGTCGCCGCCGTCGATGTCGATGTCGCGGCCGAGGCGGTGTGGCCGATCCGCGCCGGGATCGGCGACCTACCCGGGCTGCTCCGTGACCGCGCGGCGGTCGCCGTGGCCTGCGACAGCCTGGGCCTCGCCGAGGCCATGCTCGACACCACCGTCGCGTACGTCGGTGTGCGGGAACAGTTCGGACGCAAGATCGGGTCGTTCCAGGCGGTCAAGCATGCGTGCGCCGACATGCTCGTCGAGATCACGGTGGCCCGCAAGCTCGTCGACTCGGCGGTGCGGCAGGTGACCGACGGGACGCCGGGGGCGTCGGTGGCAGCCGCCATGGCGGCGTCGTACTCCGCCGAGATGGCCGTGCGGGTCGCGGGCAAGGCGATGCAGCTGCACGGTGGCATCGGCTACACCTGGGAGAGCGGTGTCCACGTGTACCTCAAGCGCGCGACACTGAATCGGTCACTGTTCGGATCCGCTGCCCGGCATCGCGCGAGGATCGCCGAGCGTTACCGTCCGCTCGTGGCGACCCCGCCGGTCGGGTAG